One part of the Carassius auratus strain Wakin unplaced genomic scaffold, ASM336829v1 scaf_tig00023879, whole genome shotgun sequence genome encodes these proteins:
- the LOC113078012 gene encoding 4F2 cell-surface antigen heavy chain-like — MSNNSEVDMKDVELNEVEQEKQPMTEGEAGNSYAISPVSEKNGIVKVKIPDEESKFTGLSKEELMKVAGTPGWVKVRWALLILFWLGWLGMLAGAIAIIIQAPRCKPLPEMNWWNYGPLYQIGDVNSFTKSSDLKGLAEKVQAMDELKVKGLIIGPIHVSSADEPEELKLTEISKEAGNLIQFQELIKAAHKRGISVVLDLTPNYKGKEPWFADAVSTVVKLEPALVHWLGEGVDGFLFYGVEKVSTAALSLWEDVEVLIHNQTESVEKKKVLIGVTEQSSPDDIIAVLNKTGVDLLLTGALRNTSALDVARTVDRLYSTYGQTRLAWNIGGRVAGHLASLVGIVKVKLSYLLLLTLPGTPVFNYGDEIGLQDEVTKNPTMVWEDSQDNLTESKMDEKTTFRKFFKTLSEKRSKERSLQHGEYLPLFSSPSAMAYVRSWDQNERYIIAINWHSEENVTLHLKHAEIPEHATVVFSTSDDKRADEVLNLAQLKLKPEQGIMLKFPYTP; from the exons CCTGTATCTGAGAAGAATGGCATTGTAAAGGTGAAGATTCCAGATGAGGAGAGCAAATTCACCGGGTTATCCAAAGAAGAGCTCATGAAAGTAGCTGGAACACCAGG GTGGGTTAAGGTTCGTTGGGCACTTCTTATCCTGTTCTGGCTTGGTTGGCTGGGCATGCTAGCTGGTGCGATTGCCATTATTATTCAAGCTCCTCGATGCAAGCCCCTCCCTGAGATGAACTGGTGGAACTATGGACCGCTGTACCAGATTGGAGATGTGaactcttttacaaagtcttcaGATCTGAAAG GTTTGGCTGAAAAGGTTCAGGCGATGGATGAGTTGAAGGTGAAGGGTCTGATCATTGGCCCGATCCATGTGTCCAGTGCTGACGAGCCTGAGGAACTGAAACTGACTGAGATTTCTAAAGAGGCTGGTAATCTGATACAGTTTCAAGAGCTCATTAAGGCTGCACACAAGCGAG GTATCTCTGTTGTTTTGGACCTGACCCCTAACTATAAAGGCAAAGAGCCCTGGTTTGCTGATGCTGTCAGCACTGTGGTCAAACTTGAG CCTGCTCTGGTCCATTGGCTAGGAGAAGGTGTAGATGGATTCCTCTTCTACGGTGTCGAGAAGGTTTCCACTGCAGCCCTGTCCCTTTGGGAGGATGTTGAAGTCCTTATCCACAACCAGACGGAATCAGTGGAAAAAAAGAA GGTCTTAATTGGTGTTACGGAACAGTCCTCTCCTGATGATATCATTGCTGTGTTGAACAAAACTGGTGTGGACCTGCTCCTCACTGGTGCTTTAAGAAACACATCTGCTCTGGACGTTGCCCGTACTGTTGATCGCTTGTATTCCACTTACGGTCAGACCAGACTGGCTTGGAACATAGGTGGGCGTGTTGCTGGACACCTGGCTTCACTGGTGGGGATTGTCAAAGTCAAGTTGAGTTACCTGCTGCTGCTCACTCTGCCAGGCACACCAGTGTTTAATTATGGGGATGAGATTGGACTGCAAGATGAG GTGACCAAAAACCCGACCATGGTATGGGAAGACTCTCAAGACAATCTGACAGAG AGCAAGATGGATGAAAAAACCACTTTCCGTAAGTTCTTCAAAACCTTGAGTGAAAAAAGGTCGAAAGAGCGCTCTTTGCAGCATGGAGAATACTTGCCTTTGTTCAGCTCGCCCTCCGCCATGGCCTATGTGCGAAGCTGGGACCAGAATGAGCGCTACATCATTGCAATTAACTGGCACTCAGAAGAAAATGTCACTCTTCATCTTAAGCATGCTGAGATCCCTGAACATGCTACAGTAGTGTTCAGTACTAGTGATGATAAACGTGCTGATGAAGTGCTTAACCTTGCACAACTAAAGCTGAAGCCAGAACAGGGTATAATGCTGAAGTTCCCTTACACTCCCTGA
- the LOC113078014 gene encoding calmodulin encodes MADQLTEEQIAEFKEAFSLFDKDGDGTITTKELGTVMRSLGQNPTEAELQDMINEVDADGNGTIDFPEFLTMMARKMKDTDSEEEIREAFRVFDKDGNGYISAAELRHVMTNLGEKLTDEEVDEMIREADIDGDGQVNYEEFVQMMTAK; translated from the exons ATG GCTGATCAGCTAACAGAGGAGCAGATTGCTG agtTCAAGGAGGCCTTCTCCTTATTTGACAAAGACGGGGATGGCACCATCACTACTAAAGAGTTGGGGACTGTCATGCGGTCTTTGGGCCAGAATCCTACAGAGGCAGAGCTTCAGGATATGATCAATGAAGTTGATGCTGATG GCAATGGAACAATTGATTTCCCAGAGTTCCTTACAATGATGGCCAGGAAGATGAAGGACACTGATAGCGAGGAGGAGATCAGAGAAGCATTCAGAGTTTTTGATAAG GATGGAAACGGCTATATCAGTGCAGCTGAGTTGCGTCATGTAATGACAAATCTGGGGGAGAAGCTTACAGATGAGGAAGTGGATGAGATGATCCGGGAGGCAGATATTGATGGGGACGGTCAGGTCAACTATGAAG AGTTTGTGCAGATGATGACAGCAAAGTAA